One genomic region from Candidatus Zixiibacteriota bacterium encodes:
- a CDS encoding GAF domain-containing protein, whose amino-acid sequence MQLFDIIVAMIFLCSLVAVSRFRQHLTAEDRQSYNHIAFGLSILAMISLVQIYKGLGVFASVPFISDPLFFKLAYCIGVMTGLTFLINGVTTWVPLSRSYRMFNREKIRKLELIKKTEQLARVENRLPVVFKKTLEQMLSAHDLTKGAVFAYSSSSSKFILVSECHAEEQDSPDLHDIVFSPSAAAAFARHCGVTADIVIDSLPHGIDMPQLVLPVLAGDRLAGLFLLWGENSSRLSDEERMNLKIAADIIGRKMHLDVLQMGSSFEKELRQWQANLESNLDRTRDAKEILAGLAQQLGNKVAFDLFSLTMVFGKNVAQRYTLGGTGGVLSEPNVDFERADSVTREVFVRGNPLYLADKADERWGRVDDIVTMGEYQSMWLHPVKIGNSVEAVMTLASKEPRYFTSSRRQYIEALVPTLSGFVTLDRHRREIGVRERRAFAVNNFVSEIRGEQDLQTVFSHAASILSKELKPTVVRVSTVDADGAFLNSRALESNGKIGSVTPAGGSMILSLMPYHQLVLDTGRPMMINQEQTDRKMTQPESTQVFGIDLKSALIVPVKVNSSNVAVISLADSRNWSDYQFTQADIQFVTSIAVVLEMAIHIARTRKPARSTLKIVRSKSVDPGIPEPEARNRIRSSLTGILGSVELLKTNPTPTEESIERCLSIIDKSARRINEYIGAVDSQ is encoded by the coding sequence GTGCAATTATTCGACATTATCGTGGCAATGATATTTCTATGTTCTCTGGTGGCCGTATCCAGATTCCGCCAGCACCTGACGGCCGAGGACAGGCAAAGCTATAATCATATTGCTTTTGGACTTTCGATTCTGGCGATGATATCGCTGGTACAGATATACAAAGGACTCGGGGTTTTTGCGTCCGTGCCGTTTATCTCCGATCCGCTCTTTTTCAAGCTGGCCTATTGCATAGGGGTTATGACCGGACTGACCTTTCTAATAAACGGGGTTACAACCTGGGTGCCATTGTCCCGGTCATACCGCATGTTTAACCGGGAAAAGATCCGTAAGCTTGAATTAATCAAGAAGACAGAGCAACTGGCGCGGGTTGAAAACCGATTGCCGGTGGTATTCAAGAAGACTCTGGAGCAGATGTTGAGCGCTCATGATTTGACCAAAGGCGCGGTCTTTGCCTATTCATCCAGCTCAAGCAAATTTATCCTCGTAAGTGAATGCCACGCCGAAGAGCAGGACAGCCCGGATTTGCACGACATCGTCTTCTCACCCTCGGCTGCCGCCGCTTTTGCCAGGCACTGCGGCGTAACGGCCGATATCGTTATTGACAGCCTCCCGCACGGGATAGACATGCCGCAGCTGGTTCTTCCGGTGCTGGCTGGTGATCGCCTGGCAGGTCTGTTTTTGCTTTGGGGTGAGAATTCATCGCGGCTTTCCGATGAGGAGAGGATGAATCTGAAGATAGCCGCCGATATCATTGGCCGAAAGATGCACCTTGATGTGCTCCAGATGGGATCATCGTTCGAAAAAGAACTGCGGCAGTGGCAGGCAAATTTAGAATCAAACCTCGACCGTACGCGGGACGCCAAAGAAATTCTGGCAGGCCTCGCTCAGCAGCTTGGAAATAAAGTAGCGTTTGACCTGTTCAGCCTGACAATGGTGTTCGGCAAAAACGTCGCGCAGCGATATACCCTCGGCGGGACAGGCGGAGTCCTGAGTGAACCTAATGTTGATTTTGAGCGGGCCGATAGTGTGACGCGCGAAGTTTTCGTGCGCGGCAATCCGCTGTACCTGGCCGATAAAGCTGATGAGCGCTGGGGCCGCGTGGATGATATCGTAACGATGGGAGAGTATCAATCGATGTGGCTGCATCCGGTGAAAATCGGTAATTCAGTCGAAGCGGTGATGACGCTGGCAAGTAAAGAGCCCCGGTATTTTACGTCCTCTCGTCGGCAGTACATTGAAGCGCTCGTGCCGACCCTGTCCGGATTCGTTACTCTCGACAGGCACCGCAGAGAAATCGGGGTGAGAGAGCGCCGGGCATTCGCCGTCAACAATTTCGTCTCCGAGATTAGAGGAGAACAGGACCTTCAGACGGTGTTCTCGCACGCGGCTTCGATCCTGTCAAAGGAACTGAAACCCACGGTGGTACGCGTCTCGACGGTTGATGCCGATGGGGCTTTCTTGAATTCGCGGGCTCTGGAATCGAACGGCAAGATCGGTTCCGTTACTCCAGCCGGAGGCTCGATGATCTTATCGCTCATGCCGTACCATCAACTCGTACTCGATACGGGTCGACCCATGATGATAAATCAGGAGCAGACTGATAGAAAGATGACCCAGCCGGAATCGACGCAGGTGTTCGGGATCGATCTGAAATCCGCCCTAATTGTGCCGGTGAAAGTGAATTCATCGAATGTCGCCGTTATAAGCCTCGCTGATTCACGCAACTGGTCGGATTATCAATTCACTCAGGCGGATATTCAGTTCGTGACCTCGATCGCCGTAGTTCTGGAAATGGCTATCCATATAGCGCGGACCCGTAAACCGGCGCGTTCGACTCTTAAGATCGTCAGGTCGAAATCTGTCGACCCTGGTATCCCCGAGCCGGAAGCGAGAAACCGCATCAGGTCATCCCTGACCGGCATTTTGGGTTCCGTGGAATTGCTCAAAACCAACCCGACGCCGACCGAAGAGAGTATCGAGAGGTGTCTTTCGATAATAGACAAATCGGCCCGACGGATCAACGAGTATATTGGCGCGGTCGATTCTCAATGA
- the rnhC gene encoding ribonuclease HIII produces MKSLHRVIGVDESGKGDFFGPLVIAAFLADDNDSALLRAIGVRDGKQISDKKIIEIDRELRADYAHAVVVIEPAKYNKIYKEIKNLNKLLADGHADAIAQVLKKNDAELAISDKFGKSELVESALVRRKLSIELRQVVRGESIVQVAAASILARARFILEMQRLSDEFSFELPRGAAAHVDEAGRRIVALHGPEVLDRVGKTHFKNFHRIVNPTLF; encoded by the coding sequence ATGAAGTCTTTGCACCGGGTTATCGGTGTCGACGAATCAGGCAAGGGGGACTTTTTCGGTCCCCTTGTCATTGCCGCCTTCTTAGCCGATGACAACGACAGCGCTTTGCTTCGCGCTATCGGCGTCCGCGACGGCAAACAGATTTCCGATAAAAAGATCATCGAGATTGATCGTGAACTCCGCGCCGACTATGCTCATGCGGTAGTGGTGATCGAACCGGCGAAATACAACAAAATATACAAAGAGATAAAAAACCTCAATAAGCTTCTGGCTGATGGACATGCCGACGCCATTGCGCAGGTGTTGAAAAAGAATGACGCGGAACTGGCGATATCCGATAAGTTCGGCAAGTCGGAACTGGTCGAGTCGGCTTTGGTCCGCAGGAAACTCTCAATTGAACTCCGGCAGGTAGTGCGGGGGGAGAGCATCGTCCAGGTAGCCGCTGCGTCGATTCTGGCGAGGGCGAGATTCATATTGGAGATGCAGCGATTGTCCGATGAGTTCAGTTTCGAGCTGCCGCGAGGCGCTGCCGCGCACGTGGATGAAGCCGGCAGAAGAATCGTGGCGCTCCACGGCCCCGAAGTTCTCGATAGAGTGGGGAAGACTCACTTTAAGAACTTCCATCGTATCGTCAATCCTACTCTTTTTTAG
- the efp gene encoding elongation factor P has translation MYSPSDFRKGLRIIVDDQPYYVIEYQHFKMGRGKANIRTKLKHIKTGAVVEKVFSSNDAFKPPDMESKKMQYLYENAGEFSFMDTETFEQIAIPVDKLGDAKWYLLENEEYKVLFLDNEALSVDLPASVILEVVTTEPAAKGDTVTNVTKPATLSTGLTVKVPPFVKEGDKVKVDTRTGEYLERAN, from the coding sequence ATGTATTCACCGTCTGATTTTCGAAAAGGCCTTCGGATTATCGTCGATGACCAGCCGTATTACGTAATTGAGTACCAGCATTTCAAGATGGGTCGCGGCAAGGCCAACATTCGCACGAAACTAAAACATATCAAAACCGGGGCGGTTGTCGAGAAAGTCTTCTCGAGCAATGACGCTTTCAAACCTCCTGACATGGAATCCAAGAAAATGCAGTATCTGTACGAGAATGCCGGTGAATTCTCGTTTATGGACACTGAGACATTCGAACAGATAGCGATCCCGGTGGACAAACTCGGCGACGCCAAGTGGTACCTTCTGGAGAACGAAGAGTACAAGGTGCTCTTTCTGGACAATGAAGCTCTTTCGGTCGATCTGCCGGCTTCGGTTATTCTGGAGGTGGTCACAACGGAGCCGGCCGCTAAGGGTGACACTGTCACCAATGTCACCAAGCCCGCTACTCTCTCGACCGGCTTGACCGTTAAGGTCCCGCCTTTTGTCAAAGAGGGGGACAAGGTGAAGGTCGATACCCGCACGGGCGAATATCTCGAACGAGCCAATTAG
- a CDS encoding ATP-binding protein, with protein sequence MIKHKSKFEQAVHLGLLVIIFILLFLNFRSNLLVYDAYSSERKNTTVRLNSAALSIGKTVQKEDVDYIGIAREDELKVKYKLSSITVVPSNTIDQIHQADGWLQVETGGKMFAIPASIREALSQSRHRELTRGDEAEYFFSCVVPSSDGRKILVLSTIAPELAYLEDSSRSLIAVNTVAVLIIMALYIVVFRFILAPFRKIRKQALDAGRPVEESTDDVEAMVEDYQKIIGELKEKESQLLLLNQAIQRKADSLQHFNEYLLGSITSGLIMVDTEGKIVSINKAAGTILKVDPPEFTGKHFGSLSIFNGQNAQELKSVLKEDQAKSYRELEVELDADNVLSLGVTISALNDYTAHKVGASILINDLTEINCLRKEVEAKKRLVALGEMAGGLAHQLRNSIGAMRGYNHLVRKRLIKNALDTETIDALDDETREAESLIDRFLSFVRPFDYSPEKYDLVVLFADLLDSFTVRPEYRLIDFKLDTGGRELPPVDVDALLIKQAVGNLVENAAISYGEMPGGVELSLCAQADRVAIQVRDFGCGISPENLDKIFTPFFSTRPSGTGLGLPLARKIVDLHGGSLSVESHVDRGTVFSLTLPLVGPKQPAKHRKNPVATV encoded by the coding sequence ATGATTAAGCACAAAAGCAAATTCGAGCAGGCCGTTCACCTGGGTCTTTTGGTGATAATTTTCATCCTGCTGTTTCTCAATTTCAGGTCCAATCTTCTGGTTTACGATGCCTACAGCTCCGAGCGAAAGAACACCACCGTGCGGCTCAACAGCGCCGCCCTGTCGATCGGTAAAACCGTGCAAAAGGAGGATGTGGACTATATTGGCATCGCGCGGGAAGACGAACTCAAGGTTAAATATAAGCTGAGTTCCATTACCGTGGTGCCGTCGAATACAATAGATCAAATCCACCAGGCGGACGGCTGGCTTCAGGTGGAAACGGGGGGGAAGATGTTCGCGATTCCCGCGTCGATCAGAGAAGCGCTTTCGCAATCACGACACCGGGAGCTTACCAGGGGCGACGAGGCCGAGTACTTTTTCTCGTGCGTGGTACCATCGAGCGACGGCCGGAAGATACTCGTTCTCTCCACGATAGCTCCTGAGCTGGCCTATCTGGAGGATTCATCGAGATCTTTAATCGCCGTCAACACCGTCGCTGTTCTGATTATCATGGCCCTCTACATTGTCGTCTTCAGATTCATTCTCGCACCGTTCCGCAAGATCCGAAAACAGGCGCTCGATGCCGGCCGCCCGGTGGAGGAGAGTACGGACGATGTCGAAGCGATGGTTGAGGACTACCAGAAGATAATCGGTGAGCTTAAGGAAAAAGAATCGCAACTGCTGCTTTTGAATCAGGCGATTCAACGAAAAGCCGACAGCCTGCAGCATTTCAATGAGTATCTTCTCGGGTCGATTACGTCGGGACTGATTATGGTCGATACCGAAGGCAAAATCGTTTCGATAAACAAAGCCGCCGGGACCATTCTTAAAGTTGACCCGCCGGAGTTCACCGGCAAGCATTTTGGATCACTATCGATCTTCAACGGACAAAACGCCCAAGAGCTGAAATCGGTTTTAAAGGAAGACCAAGCGAAATCATACCGGGAACTGGAAGTGGAGCTTGATGCTGACAACGTTCTCAGTCTCGGTGTCACCATATCGGCCCTGAATGATTACACCGCTCACAAGGTGGGAGCATCAATCCTTATAAATGATCTGACTGAGATTAACTGTCTGCGAAAGGAAGTCGAAGCAAAGAAGCGCCTGGTTGCCCTGGGTGAGATGGCGGGTGGACTGGCGCATCAACTCCGCAACAGCATCGGCGCCATGCGGGGCTACAATCACCTCGTGCGCAAGAGGCTGATCAAAAATGCGCTCGACACGGAGACTATCGACGCCCTGGACGATGAGACTCGAGAGGCTGAATCGCTGATTGATCGTTTCCTGAGTTTTGTGAGGCCCTTCGATTATTCTCCGGAAAAATATGACCTTGTTGTTCTCTTTGCCGACTTACTGGATAGTTTCACGGTTCGTCCGGAGTACCGGCTTATCGATTTCAAGTTAGACACGGGCGGGCGTGAGTTACCGCCGGTGGATGTTGACGCGCTTCTGATCAAGCAGGCGGTCGGCAATCTGGTAGAAAACGCGGCGATAAGCTACGGGGAGATGCCGGGTGGTGTCGAGCTAAGCCTTTGCGCACAGGCGGATCGCGTCGCGATACAGGTCCGGGATTTCGGCTGCGGGATTTCGCCCGAGAATCTCGATAAAATCTTCACGCCATTCTTCTCAACACGACCTTCAGGAACAGGTCTGGGATTGCCTCTGGCTCGAAAGATAGTGGATCTGCACGGCGGCTCTTTGTCGGTGGAATCCCACGTGGATCGGGGAACGGTCTTTTCACTCACGCTGCCTCTTGTCGGCCCTAAACAGCCTGCCAAACACCGCAAAAATCCAGTCGCTACGGTGTAA
- a CDS encoding prepilin peptidase: MNYPDYIMVALTGLAVGSFLNVVIYRLPLKRGFFLSRSVCPKCSNQLKWYHNIPVISYLALGGKCAFCKARISVRYPLVELMNCLLYLYFFRQFGLSTEFFVYSILSSVLIVVFFIDLDHMIIPDSITLPGIVLGLAVSLLPGQLGIVDSLIGLVVGGGSLWLVAILGDWLFKKESMGGGDIKLTAMLGTLLGWKKILLIFISSAVIGLVVSIVIMAFSSKLRRERMIPFGPFIALAALLAICYGEQIIRFYVNNFLRV, translated from the coding sequence ATGAATTATCCGGACTACATAATGGTCGCCCTGACCGGTCTGGCGGTCGGATCATTTCTCAATGTCGTTATTTACAGATTGCCACTGAAACGCGGCTTTTTCCTTTCCCGATCAGTATGTCCAAAATGCTCAAACCAACTCAAGTGGTATCACAATATTCCTGTGATCAGTTATCTGGCGCTCGGTGGAAAATGCGCTTTCTGCAAAGCAAGAATATCTGTTCGTTACCCGCTGGTTGAGTTGATGAATTGCCTGTTGTATTTGTATTTTTTCCGGCAGTTTGGTTTGTCTACGGAGTTTTTCGTTTACTCTATCCTGTCTTCGGTCTTGATAGTCGTCTTTTTCATCGACCTGGACCACATGATAATACCCGACTCTATCACACTACCGGGAATTGTCCTCGGCCTGGCCGTCTCTCTGCTGCCCGGCCAATTGGGTATAGTTGACTCGCTCATCGGTCTCGTGGTCGGGGGCGGTTCGCTCTGGCTGGTTGCCATTCTGGGGGACTGGCTGTTTAAGAAGGAATCGATGGGAGGTGGCGATATCAAACTGACCGCCATGCTGGGCACACTTCTGGGATGGAAGAAGATACTTCTGATTTTTATATCTTCGGCCGTCATCGGACTCGTCGTCTCGATCGTGATAATGGCCTTTTCGTCGAAATTGCGTCGAGAACGGATGATACCTTTCGGGCCTTTTATCGCGCTGGCGGCTCTGCTGGCTATCTGCTATGGAGAGCAGATTATCCGCTTTTACGTGAACAATTTCCTTCGCGTATAG
- a CDS encoding RsmE family RNA methyltransferase, translated as MEPPIFYVEPDSLSDGLLVLSKAESHHAVKVMRMKQGDVLIAVDGLGGGFRGEIAKITREKLVEVRVHSQTRNMGEPQVVLTLAAGLSTGSKFDTVIEKGTELGVKRFVPLITEKSKVTVDDPKRARTKVARYEKVALAAMKQCRRSYRPEIAQPVTFTDYLKEIGPESVNLIFHPSAGSRPLEESGLSAHTRRVNIIVGAEPGFSAEEMNLALDKGIKAVSLGRRILRAETAGPVACALVMNALGELR; from the coding sequence TTGGAACCCCCGATTTTTTATGTCGAGCCGGATTCTCTGAGCGACGGTCTACTGGTTCTCTCAAAAGCAGAAAGCCACCACGCGGTAAAAGTAATGCGGATGAAACAGGGGGATGTGCTGATAGCTGTCGATGGTCTCGGCGGCGGTTTTAGAGGGGAGATAGCGAAAATCACACGTGAGAAGCTGGTTGAGGTCCGGGTTCACTCCCAGACGCGAAATATGGGAGAACCACAAGTGGTGCTGACGCTGGCGGCGGGTTTATCGACCGGGTCGAAATTCGATACGGTGATCGAAAAGGGAACGGAGTTGGGTGTCAAACGTTTCGTGCCACTGATTACCGAAAAGTCGAAAGTGACGGTTGATGACCCGAAACGGGCGAGAACAAAGGTGGCTCGCTATGAAAAAGTAGCGCTCGCCGCCATGAAACAATGCCGACGGTCTTATCGTCCTGAAATCGCGCAGCCGGTGACTTTCACCGACTACTTGAAAGAAATAGGCCCGGAGTCGGTCAACCTCATATTCCATCCGTCGGCCGGTAGCCGTCCGCTGGAAGAGTCCGGTTTATCCGCCCACACCAGACGGGTCAATATTATCGTAGGGGCCGAGCCGGGGTTCAGCGCCGAGGAGATGAATCTGGCGCTGGACAAGGGAATCAAGGCTGTTTCTCTTGGGCGGCGCATACTCAGGGCGGAAACAGCCGGGCCCGTAGCCTGCGCGCTGGTAATGAATGCACTCGGCGAATTGAGATAA
- a CDS encoding 50S ribosomal protein L11 methyltransferase — protein MFDNSAEFWVEVSVEVPGSLCDAVCNFVIENLSNGIVLEDEEDSAVTTIKFYIPDNGVEQSRQQLGAYLTSLVAMDNELQTVPEIRQKKIKSAEWEDEYRKSVKVTVVGGDVAVRPPWENAPPEAKYDIIVEPKMAFGTGTHETTQGCLLAIRDNGFAGMRFLDLGCGSGILAILADKMKAGYIKAIDYDLLAVENCGENFIINKVAAPHDIVHGSIEKCEDDEPYDFVCANIIKSTILDILESLDKLTAPGGYLVLSGLLEQDEQGITDGLQSLGLTNFSIHAENEWRTFTVHKE, from the coding sequence GTGTTTGATAACTCCGCCGAATTCTGGGTTGAGGTTTCTGTCGAGGTTCCGGGCAGCCTGTGTGACGCTGTCTGCAATTTCGTGATTGAAAATCTCAGTAACGGTATTGTCCTGGAGGACGAAGAGGACAGCGCCGTGACTACAATCAAGTTCTATATTCCCGACAACGGTGTCGAGCAGAGCCGTCAGCAACTCGGCGCCTATCTGACCAGTCTCGTGGCAATGGATAACGAGCTTCAAACAGTGCCCGAGATAAGACAGAAAAAGATCAAGAGCGCGGAGTGGGAGGATGAATATCGCAAGTCGGTGAAGGTGACAGTTGTTGGGGGCGATGTTGCCGTGCGGCCGCCATGGGAAAATGCGCCACCCGAAGCGAAATATGACATCATTGTTGAACCCAAAATGGCATTCGGGACAGGCACTCATGAAACAACACAGGGATGTTTACTGGCCATAAGGGACAATGGTTTTGCCGGCATGCGCTTTCTGGACCTCGGATGCGGCTCGGGTATCCTTGCGATCCTCGCCGACAAAATGAAAGCGGGATATATCAAAGCAATCGACTACGATCTGCTGGCGGTCGAGAACTGCGGTGAAAATTTTATCATTAACAAGGTAGCCGCTCCTCACGATATCGTTCACGGATCGATAGAAAAGTGTGAAGATGACGAGCCTTACGATTTTGTCTGCGCCAATATTATCAAATCGACCATTCTGGATATTCTTGAGTCTCTCGATAAATTAACCGCGCCGGGCGGCTACCTGGTGTTATCGGGGCTTCTCGAGCAGGATGAGCAGGGTATTACAGACGGGCTCCAATCGCTGGGGCTGACCAATTTCAGCATCCACGCCGAGAACGAGTGGCGCACTTTTACGGTCCACAAGGAGTAA
- the dnaJ gene encoding molecular chaperone DnaJ yields MAKRDYYEILGVDRGASEDQIKSAYRKLAMKFHPDRNPGNKEAEESFKEATEAYEVLKDPQKRQAYDQFGHAGVGQGAGFGGGFGGFEGFDLSDALRAFMRDFGGGSIFDDFFGMGSTGQRRRRNKGEDLRIRIPLSLEEIAKGIEKSVKVKRLVVCETCDGSGMAAGSSKKTCPQCKGAGQVRTISRTFLGTVQQVTTCNMCRGTGEIIAEACGACRGEGRVRGESQVSIKIPAGVASGNYMTVENMGNAAPNRGEPGDLIAIFEEKEHDQFTRHGNHVLCELPISFATAAMGGTVSVPTLNGKAKIKIPAGTQPGKVLKMRGQGIPHLHSSGRGDQLVRVVVWVPTRISESDKELLEKLSESESFVPPPASKSFFEKLRETLGV; encoded by the coding sequence ATGGCCAAGAGAGACTACTACGAAATCCTGGGCGTTGACCGGGGTGCCTCGGAAGACCAGATCAAGTCGGCTTATCGTAAGCTGGCGATGAAGTTTCATCCGGATCGCAACCCGGGCAACAAGGAAGCCGAGGAAAGTTTCAAAGAGGCCACCGAGGCTTATGAGGTTTTGAAGGATCCTCAGAAGCGGCAGGCCTACGACCAATTCGGTCACGCCGGAGTAGGGCAGGGCGCAGGGTTTGGCGGTGGGTTCGGTGGATTCGAGGGTTTCGATCTCAGCGATGCCCTCAGGGCCTTCATGCGGGATTTCGGCGGCGGATCGATCTTCGATGATTTCTTCGGTATGGGCTCAACAGGACAGCGTCGCCGCCGCAACAAGGGGGAGGACCTTAGAATAAGGATTCCGCTTTCTCTCGAAGAAATCGCGAAAGGAATTGAGAAGTCCGTCAAGGTCAAGCGTCTGGTGGTCTGTGAAACCTGTGATGGCTCCGGTATGGCGGCCGGGTCATCCAAAAAGACCTGCCCGCAATGTAAAGGGGCAGGACAGGTGCGCACCATTTCAAGGACCTTTCTGGGCACCGTTCAGCAGGTAACGACATGTAATATGTGCCGGGGAACAGGGGAGATAATTGCCGAAGCTTGCGGCGCCTGCCGGGGTGAAGGTCGCGTGCGGGGAGAATCTCAGGTCTCAATCAAAATTCCTGCTGGAGTCGCGAGTGGCAACTACATGACGGTAGAGAACATGGGCAACGCCGCTCCCAACCGCGGAGAGCCGGGCGACCTGATTGCCATTTTCGAGGAGAAAGAGCACGACCAGTTCACGCGGCACGGCAACCATGTGCTGTGCGAACTTCCAATATCATTCGCTACCGCCGCCATGGGCGGTACGGTATCGGTCCCGACTCTGAACGGCAAAGCCAAGATAAAAATTCCCGCCGGGACCCAACCGGGTAAGGTCCTCAAGATGCGCGGGCAGGGAATACCACATCTTCATTCTTCGGGCCGGGGCGACCAGTTGGTTCGTGTGGTGGTATGGGTTCCGACCAGAATCAGTGAGTCCGACAAAGAGTTGCTCGAGAAACTTTCCGAATCGGAATCATTCGTGCCGCCTCCGGCGAGCAAGTCGTTTTTTGAAAAATTGAGAGAAACACTGGGGGTATAG
- the grpE gene encoding nucleotide exchange factor GrpE — translation MTEKNKDDAKTDKNRDERDEQTTNRREPFEDTGVESEKADSPEEVSSQAQPCTEEEMLRRRVAELEDKLLRNAAEFENYKKRVARQYEDMVRSANDAVMLEFLDIVDNFERALSHANNNADSESLRKGTDLILNQMINLLKKYNITPIEAVGKPFDPNFHDAMMQIESEDHDEGVVAMEMSRGYRQGDRILRHSKVGVSSGRKMTSDK, via the coding sequence ATGACTGAGAAGAATAAAGATGACGCGAAGACCGATAAGAATCGGGACGAGCGGGATGAACAGACGACGAACAGGAGAGAGCCATTCGAAGATACGGGCGTCGAGTCGGAGAAAGCCGATTCACCGGAAGAAGTATCATCGCAGGCGCAGCCGTGTACCGAGGAAGAAATGTTGCGCCGGCGCGTGGCCGAGCTCGAAGACAAGCTTCTGCGAAACGCGGCCGAGTTCGAAAACTACAAGAAAAGAGTGGCCCGTCAGTATGAGGACATGGTTCGTTCCGCCAACGATGCCGTCATGCTCGAATTCCTGGACATCGTTGACAATTTTGAACGGGCCTTGAGCCACGCCAACAATAACGCTGACTCGGAGTCGCTCCGTAAAGGGACGGATCTCATCTTAAACCAGATGATTAATTTGCTTAAGAAGTATAACATTACCCCCATCGAGGCTGTGGGGAAACCGTTCGACCCGAATTTTCACGACGCCATGATGCAGATAGAATCGGAAGATCACGATGAAGGAGTGGTGGCGATGGAAATGAGCAGGGGGTATCGTCAGGGGGACAGGATTCTCCGCCACAGCAAAGTGGGTGTCAGTTCAGGTAGAAAAATGACGAGTGACAAATAA
- the hrcA gene encoding heat-inducible transcriptional repressor HrcA, whose amino-acid sequence MAFENLTQREKEILENLINYYIATADPVGSRAIANKFQMGISSATIRNTLQDLEELGLVTQPHTSAGRIPTDLGYRVYVDYLLKPDALTEREKKFIKGSILREGRGISEILGQTCKVLSEITNQLGVTIAPRFEEGVLKALKLIPIADGRLMVVVVVHSGLAKSVIIEIEADLSEPTLREVESVLNERLAGLTLGEIKESISKRMADLPGHGRLIKLIIDSKDKIWSEGRSEDIHVAGADHLVQQPEFADLRKVSGLIKMIEDGKVLSDFLNRAVEEGLFITIGKENQFQEIMSCSLVSSKYRVGKVSGTIGIIGPTRMAYSKLVSVVEYTARTITEVLSGLDENKE is encoded by the coding sequence ATGGCTTTCGAAAATTTAACACAACGTGAAAAAGAGATTCTCGAGAATCTGATCAATTACTATATCGCCACCGCTGATCCGGTTGGCTCCAGAGCTATTGCCAACAAATTCCAGATGGGGATATCCTCGGCCACCATTCGCAATACTCTTCAGGACCTCGAGGAACTTGGTCTGGTCACTCAGCCGCATACATCGGCCGGTCGCATTCCCACCGATCTGGGATACCGCGTATATGTCGATTATCTGTTGAAGCCGGATGCTCTCACGGAGAGGGAGAAGAAGTTCATTAAGGGTTCAATTCTCCGCGAGGGTCGTGGAATCAGCGAGATTCTTGGTCAGACCTGCAAAGTCTTAAGCGAGATTACCAATCAGCTTGGAGTTACAATCGCGCCCCGGTTTGAAGAGGGTGTTTTAAAGGCCCTTAAGCTTATACCTATTGCCGATGGTCGCCTTATGGTGGTGGTGGTGGTGCATTCCGGTCTGGCCAAAAGTGTGATTATCGAGATCGAGGCGGACCTGTCCGAGCCGACATTGCGCGAAGTTGAGTCGGTTCTCAACGAGCGTCTGGCCGGGCTTACGCTCGGCGAGATCAAGGAGTCGATCTCAAAGAGAATGGCTGATTTGCCGGGCCACGGTCGGCTGATTAAACTGATAATCGATTCCAAGGACAAGATATGGTCCGAAGGTCGTTCGGAAGATATTCACGTGGCGGGCGCTGACCATCTGGTGCAACAACCGGAGTTCGCCGACCTTCGAAAAGTCTCCGGTCTGATAAAGATGATCGAGGACGGCAAGGTGTTATCGGATTTCCTTAACCGCGCGGTCGAGGAAGGATTGTTTATCACCATCGGTAAAGAAAACCAGTTTCAGGAGATTATGAGCTGTTCGCTGGTCAGTTCCAAATACCGCGTGGGCAAGGTTTCCGGGACGATTGGAATCATCGGACCGACACGAATGGCATACAGCAAACTGGTATCGGTCGTGGAGTACACGGCCAGGACTATTACCGAAGTGCTTTCGGGATTGGATGAGAATAAGGAATAG